A section of the Myxococcus virescens genome encodes:
- a CDS encoding NAD(P)H-dependent flavin oxidoreductase, giving the protein MNGANDGRFPPSSRESEPDDERSDSSPEPRRPPIYVLEGNTLHTRLTRELGVNYPFVSDGMAFVSLPPLVIAVSEAGGVGMLGAAPEPADVLDVRLQTIQAGTRRPFGVNFLMAQREGRHSTTREHIEVCIARRVPVVSFHGALPPSEWVAALRAAGIRVWGQAPSGDMARQALSLGVDGLIAQGRQASGLNQSTTPTLALVRELRALTDSVPVLAAGGIADGLSAARALFHGADGVWVGTRMVASVEAHAHPAYKQRIVDGDAGDTDVTTVFGREWPGHRMRVLRNRVVREWTGREGRVPMPMATPERVGTTRLFPGTPGGPLVDVPRHSAFVPTPDTEGDLEEMAMPASGASMARIESVLPAGQIVVELMERARRVLADPHGLDADADEDGRG; this is encoded by the coding sequence ATGAACGGAGCGAATGATGGACGTTTCCCGCCCTCTTCTCGTGAATCCGAGCCCGACGACGAGCGCAGTGACTCGAGTCCTGAGCCCCGGCGGCCTCCGATTTATGTCCTGGAAGGCAACACCCTGCACACGCGGCTGACGCGTGAGTTGGGGGTGAACTATCCATTCGTCAGCGACGGCATGGCCTTCGTGTCGCTGCCGCCGCTGGTCATCGCCGTGTCGGAGGCCGGCGGCGTGGGCATGCTCGGCGCCGCGCCGGAACCAGCGGACGTCCTGGATGTCCGGCTCCAGACCATCCAGGCAGGCACGCGGCGCCCCTTCGGCGTGAACTTCCTCATGGCCCAGCGGGAGGGCCGGCATTCCACCACGCGCGAGCACATCGAGGTGTGCATCGCCCGGCGCGTGCCCGTCGTCTCCTTCCACGGCGCCCTGCCTCCCTCGGAGTGGGTCGCGGCGCTGCGGGCCGCGGGCATCCGGGTCTGGGGCCAGGCGCCTTCGGGAGACATGGCGCGGCAGGCCCTGTCGCTCGGCGTGGACGGGCTCATCGCCCAGGGCCGGCAGGCGTCCGGCCTCAACCAGAGCACCACGCCCACCCTGGCGCTGGTGCGTGAGCTGCGCGCGCTGACGGACTCGGTGCCAGTGCTGGCCGCGGGCGGCATCGCCGACGGGCTCAGCGCGGCGCGCGCCCTCTTCCATGGCGCGGACGGCGTCTGGGTGGGCACGCGCATGGTGGCCTCCGTGGAAGCGCATGCCCACCCGGCCTACAAGCAGCGCATCGTCGATGGGGACGCGGGAGACACGGACGTCACCACCGTCTTCGGACGGGAGTGGCCGGGTCATCGCATGCGCGTGCTGCGCAACCGCGTGGTGCGCGAGTGGACGGGACGTGAGGGCCGCGTGCCCATGCCCATGGCGACACCGGAGCGCGTCGGCACCACCCGGCTGTTCCCCGGGACCCCAGGCGGCCCCCTTGTCGACGTGCCGCGGCACAGCGCCTTCGTGCCCACCCCGGACACCGAGGGGGACCTGGAAGAAATGGCCATGCCGGCCAGCGGCGCCAGCATGGCGCGCATCGAGAGCGTGCTGCCCGCCGGACAAATCGTGGTGGAGCTGATGGAGCGAGCGCGCCGGGTGCTCGCCGATCCGCATGGCCTGGACGCCGACGCGGATGAGGACGGCCGGGGCTGA
- the gloA gene encoding lactoylglutathione lyase, producing the protein MRILHTMLRVGDLERSLDFYTRVIGMKLLRRHDYPDGKFTLAFVGFGPEDTHPALELTYNWGVEKYELGTAYGHVALGVSDIHGTCEAIRKAGGKVVREPGPMKHGTTVIAFVEDPDGYKVELIQKDR; encoded by the coding sequence ATGCGAATCCTGCACACCATGCTCCGCGTCGGTGACCTCGAGCGCTCGCTCGACTTCTACACCCGGGTCATCGGCATGAAGTTGCTGCGCCGTCACGACTACCCCGACGGCAAGTTCACCCTGGCCTTCGTGGGCTTCGGCCCCGAGGACACCCACCCCGCCCTGGAGCTCACGTACAACTGGGGCGTCGAGAAGTACGAGCTCGGCACGGCCTACGGCCACGTGGCCCTGGGCGTCAGTGACATCCACGGCACGTGCGAGGCCATCCGGAAGGCCGGTGGCAAGGTGGTCCGCGAGCCCGGCCCCATGAAGCACGGCACCACCGTCATCGCCTTCGTCGAGGACCCGGACGGCTACAAGGTAGAGCTCATCCAGAAGGACCGCTGA
- the nudC gene encoding NAD(+) diphosphatase: MNATPRFVPDHTPPDRPREGALLFLARGMDVLVQEHADGVAIPTGAAFPELAAAAHYLGALDGLDCYAAGFTQDFVPPEGYKAVAARSLFKRVDDARFAVAGRALAIVEWDLTHRFCGRCGEPTHLVPGERARRCPVDKTPFYPRIAPAIIVLITRGDTMLLAHNAQFPEPMFSTLAGFTEPGESLEECVAREVKEEVGIDVKNIRYFGSQPWPFGRSLMVGFTAEYAGGDITVDQKEISEAHWFSPDNLPRIPPKLSIARQLIDAFVERVKGPAAP, encoded by the coding sequence GTGAACGCCACCCCCCGCTTCGTCCCCGACCACACCCCGCCCGACCGGCCCCGCGAGGGCGCCCTGCTCTTCCTCGCCCGGGGCATGGACGTGCTCGTCCAGGAGCATGCGGACGGCGTCGCCATTCCCACCGGCGCGGCCTTCCCAGAGCTCGCCGCCGCCGCGCACTACCTGGGAGCATTGGACGGATTGGACTGCTACGCGGCGGGGTTCACCCAGGACTTCGTCCCGCCGGAAGGCTACAAGGCCGTCGCCGCCCGCTCGCTCTTCAAGCGAGTGGATGACGCCCGCTTCGCCGTGGCGGGACGCGCGCTCGCGATTGTCGAGTGGGACCTCACCCACCGCTTCTGCGGCCGCTGCGGAGAACCCACCCATCTGGTTCCGGGGGAGCGCGCCCGCCGCTGCCCGGTGGACAAGACGCCCTTCTATCCCCGCATCGCCCCCGCCATCATCGTCCTCATCACCCGCGGCGACACGATGCTGCTGGCGCACAACGCCCAGTTTCCAGAGCCCATGTTCAGCACGCTCGCCGGCTTCACGGAGCCGGGCGAGTCACTGGAAGAGTGCGTGGCGCGCGAGGTGAAGGAGGAAGTCGGCATCGACGTGAAGAACATCCGCTACTTCGGCTCGCAGCCGTGGCCCTTCGGCCGCTCGCTGATGGTGGGCTTCACCGCCGAGTACGCGGGCGGCGACATCACCGTGGACCAGAAGGAAATCTCCGAGGCCCACTGGTTCAGCCCGGACAACCTGCCGCGCATCCCGCCGAAGCTCAGCATCGCCCGGCAGCTCATCGACGCCTTCGTCGAACGCGTGAAGGGCCCCGCCGCCCCTTGA
- a CDS encoding radical SAM protein — protein sequence MPAARPHIEPRRVPTADSVVVKEIYLSVQGESSHAGLLCAFIRLTGCHLRCTYCDSEFAFHGGARRKIADIVSEVRDLRTPMVEVTGGEPLLQPGVYPLMEALLDAGFKVLLETSGAIDVRLVPPAVHKIVDMKTPSSGEHLRNDYRNFTSMNANDELKFVIGSREDYDWAKALIAEHQLLQKPYGSLFSTVFDKLHPRELAEWVIEDRLAVRFQLQMHKYMWDPNARGV from the coding sequence ATGCCCGCAGCGCGCCCACACATCGAGCCCCGACGCGTCCCCACCGCGGACTCCGTGGTGGTGAAGGAAATCTACCTCAGCGTCCAGGGGGAGTCCTCCCACGCCGGGCTGCTGTGCGCCTTCATCCGCCTCACGGGCTGCCACCTGCGCTGCACCTACTGCGACAGCGAGTTCGCCTTCCACGGCGGCGCGCGCCGGAAAATCGCGGACATCGTCAGCGAGGTGCGGGACCTGCGCACGCCCATGGTGGAGGTCACCGGCGGCGAGCCCCTGCTCCAGCCCGGCGTCTACCCGCTGATGGAGGCGCTGCTCGACGCCGGCTTCAAGGTGCTGCTGGAGACGAGCGGCGCCATCGACGTGCGGCTGGTGCCTCCGGCGGTGCACAAAATCGTCGACATGAAGACGCCCTCCTCGGGCGAGCACCTGCGCAACGACTACCGCAACTTCACGTCGATGAACGCCAACGACGAGCTGAAGTTCGTCATCGGCTCGCGCGAAGACTACGACTGGGCCAAGGCGCTCATCGCCGAGCACCAGCTGCTCCAGAAGCCCTACGGCAGCCTGTTCTCCACCGTGTTCGACAAGCTCCACCCGCGCGAGCTCGCCGAATGGGTCATCGAGGACAGGCTCGCCGTGCGCTTCCAGCTGCAGATGCACAAGTACATGTGGGACCCGAACGCGCGCGGCGTGTGA